One Maribacter cobaltidurans genomic window carries:
- a CDS encoding TolC family protein — protein MRTILIIFLILFGFTLNAQSLESYLVEAEANNPEIQAYELRYNISKEKVGEAKSLPNTSISAGYFVSEPETRTGAQRTRLSVAQMLPWFGTITARESYANSLAEADYLDLAIAKRKLALSVAQSYYELYVLNAKQIVLRENMQLLDTYEKLALTSVEVGKASAVEVLRLQICQNELQQQIDVLEQKALAEKANFNGLRNQEKSLSVDVVSQLDIPLEDPIYENKNLELNPELLRYDRLYESVVQSEALNQKQSAPSFGVGLDYVAVSERPNMDFSDNGKDIVMPMVSLSIPLFNSSFKSVSIQNELRQKELQSQKQQRLNVLETTLARAISQRNQARIAYNTSRKNLEQAKDAEEILTKNYETGTIDFNDVLDIQELQLKFQINQLEAVKSYYEQSSIINYLIQ, from the coding sequence ATGAGAACAATACTAATTATATTTCTGATACTGTTCGGATTTACCCTGAATGCGCAAAGTCTGGAATCCTATTTGGTAGAGGCAGAAGCAAACAATCCAGAAATACAGGCCTACGAGCTCCGATATAACATTTCCAAGGAAAAAGTGGGGGAAGCTAAGAGCTTGCCCAACACATCTATCAGTGCTGGTTATTTCGTAAGTGAGCCGGAAACCCGTACCGGGGCACAGCGTACCCGACTTTCCGTTGCACAGATGCTTCCTTGGTTTGGAACGATTACGGCTAGGGAAAGCTATGCAAACTCCCTTGCGGAAGCGGATTATTTAGATTTGGCTATAGCCAAAAGAAAGTTGGCATTATCGGTAGCTCAATCCTATTATGAACTCTATGTGTTAAATGCGAAACAAATAGTTTTAAGGGAAAACATGCAATTGTTGGATACATATGAAAAATTGGCATTGACCTCCGTTGAGGTAGGGAAGGCTTCGGCTGTGGAGGTACTGCGTTTGCAAATTTGCCAGAATGAATTACAGCAACAAATTGATGTTTTGGAGCAAAAGGCCTTGGCGGAAAAGGCTAACTTCAATGGACTAAGAAACCAGGAAAAAAGTCTATCGGTAGATGTGGTATCGCAACTCGATATACCCTTGGAAGATCCAATTTACGAGAATAAGAACTTGGAATTGAATCCTGAACTTTTGCGGTATGACAGATTGTATGAATCGGTCGTACAATCGGAAGCATTAAATCAGAAACAGAGTGCCCCGAGTTTTGGGGTAGGGCTGGATTATGTCGCCGTTTCCGAAAGGCCCAATATGGATTTCAGCGACAATGGAAAGGATATTGTCATGCCAATGGTTTCCCTGTCCATTCCCTTATTTAATTCATCCTTTAAATCGGTATCCATACAAAATGAACTTCGGCAAAAAGAACTTCAATCTCAAAAACAGCAACGGTTGAACGTGCTGGAAACTACTTTGGCAAGGGCGATTTCCCAGAGGAATCAAGCAAGGATTGCATACAATACTTCGAGGAAGAATTTGGAGCAGGCAAAGGATGCAGAGGAAATACTTACTAAAAATTATGAAACTGGAACCATTGATTTTAATGACGTGCTGGATATTCAGGAATTACAGCTCAAGTTTCAGATAAATCAATTGGAAGCAGTAAAATCGTATTACGAACAAAGTTCAATAATTAACTATTTAATTCAATAA
- a CDS encoding sulfatase family protein — protein sequence MSDDHAYQAISAYDNSLIETPNIDRIAKMGMLFTNASVTNSICAPSRATILTGKHSHINGKIDNVSPFDTTNVTFPQLLQKAGYQTAMFGKLHFGNNPKGFDQFKILPGQGSYYNPDFITKNEGEINVKGYVTDIVTDMTLEWLENERKKDSPFMLMYLHKAPHRSWLMAERHMEEYTNKTFPEPKTLFDDHEGMPAAKVAEMKIDGDMGWAADSKLYPEVMDQLGLEEQIGFDKRRYEMTVGRLDSTQKANFDTYYRKVAEDFIEQYPSMTEKDIAKWRYQRYMQDYLGTIKSVDENVGRVLDYLEANNMMDNTIIVYTSDQGFYLGEHGWFDKRFVYDESLKTPLLVSWPNRVKAGSVSDELVQNLDFAETFLDVAGVEQPEDMQGKSLVPVLTGDMENWNRDAVYYHYYEHPSEHNVNRHYAAITKDYKLIHYYFDMDYWELINRKKDPLEQHNYYDDPAYAEIQKDLHQKLDALREQYGDSEALSQKYIDEFMPLAKEGKVYGVEDDILKPMVEKWESSKKED from the coding sequence ATGTCGGACGACCATGCCTATCAAGCTATTTCTGCGTATGACAATAGCTTGATCGAGACACCCAACATTGATAGGATTGCCAAAATGGGCATGTTATTTACCAATGCCAGTGTTACCAATTCTATTTGTGCTCCTTCTAGAGCTACTATTTTAACCGGAAAGCACTCCCATATAAATGGCAAGATTGACAATGTCTCCCCTTTCGACACTACTAATGTCACCTTTCCACAACTATTGCAAAAGGCGGGTTACCAAACCGCCATGTTTGGTAAGTTACATTTTGGAAACAACCCAAAAGGTTTTGACCAGTTCAAAATATTACCGGGCCAGGGTTCTTATTACAATCCAGATTTTATCACAAAAAATGAAGGTGAAATCAACGTAAAGGGATATGTAACAGATATTGTAACGGACATGACCCTAGAATGGCTGGAAAATGAACGTAAAAAAGATTCGCCCTTTATGCTCATGTACCTGCATAAAGCCCCACACCGGTCCTGGTTGATGGCGGAACGACATATGGAGGAATACACGAATAAAACTTTTCCAGAACCCAAAACCTTGTTCGATGACCATGAAGGAATGCCCGCGGCTAAGGTGGCCGAAATGAAAATAGACGGCGATATGGGTTGGGCGGCCGACAGCAAGCTCTATCCTGAAGTTATGGATCAATTAGGGTTGGAAGAACAAATTGGTTTTGACAAGCGCAGATACGAAATGACGGTTGGAAGATTAGACTCCACCCAAAAAGCAAATTTTGATACATACTACAGAAAAGTTGCGGAAGATTTCATTGAACAATATCCAAGCATGACAGAAAAGGATATTGCCAAATGGCGCTATCAAAGATATATGCAGGATTATTTGGGGACTATCAAATCTGTCGATGAGAACGTGGGTCGGGTTTTGGATTATTTAGAAGCCAATAACATGATGGACAACACGATTATTGTGTATACGTCCGATCAAGGTTTTTACCTTGGGGAACATGGCTGGTTCGACAAAAGATTCGTGTACGACGAAAGTCTTAAAACGCCGCTTTTGGTTTCTTGGCCAAATCGGGTAAAAGCCGGAAGTGTATCCGATGAACTTGTCCAGAACCTGGATTTTGCCGAAACATTCTTGGACGTGGCCGGCGTAGAACAACCCGAGGACATGCAGGGAAAGAGTTTGGTTCCCGTTCTTACCGGTGATATGGAAAATTGGAACAGGGATGCCGTTTACTATCACTATTACGAACATCCTTCCGAGCACAATGTCAACAGGCATTATGCAGCGATTACCAAGGACTATAAATTGATTCATTATTATTTCGATATGGACTATTGGGAATTGATCAATAGAAAAAAAGACCCTTTGGAACAGCACAATTATTATGATGATCCGGCCTATGCAGAAATACAAAAGGATCTGCACCAAAAATTGGATGCCTTACGTGAACAATATGGTGACTCTGAAGCACTCAGTCAAAAGTATATAGACGAATTTATGCCACTCGCAAAAGAGGGTAAAGTATATGGCGTTGAAGATGATATTTTGAAGCCTATGGTAGAAAAATGGGAAAGTTCAAAGAAAGAAGATTGA
- a CDS encoding efflux RND transporter periplasmic adaptor subunit: MNKNIIYIVLAVFVGLFGGWLIFGGSQEELISKRETSEHEHLGNAIEKKWTCSMHPQIMQPEPGDCPICGMELIPANMDDEGLAVNEIKMTKNAMAFANISTTLVGDGKDEGSMKDISLSGRIRVNEEEEMVQASYFDGRLERLNVSYEGQDVKRGQLLATIYAPDLVAAQQELISSLSLMESQPALYKAVRNKLKLWKLTEDQINTIEKTGKVREYFPIYATVSGTVSEKMVAEGDYVKQGEPLLKLMNLNSVWVEFDAYENQISSLEKGDKISLTTNAYPNRSFEATITFIDPILNQRTRTVAVRATLNNGDGIFKPGMFVKGNLESSKGKEDNLPEAIMIPASAVMWTGERSVVYLKVNGDTPIFRMREVHLGSRNGDMFVVNSGLQKGDEVVTNGAFTVDAAAQLQGKTSMMNQNQEEEISSSEIGNMKMVLSDSFKKEFKSVLPSYFNIKNALVIGDVSGVSKYSKDFQNGLVVIDESDLHNIEKSHFSKIIDLAEDLVNSKDLKYQRDIFITLNENLVPIVMNIGKTDNLVYLQKCPMANNNKGAFWLSMEKKIRNPYYGDQMLTCGSIIDSIQ, encoded by the coding sequence ATGAACAAAAATATCATCTATATCGTTTTAGCCGTTTTTGTAGGTCTTTTTGGAGGTTGGCTTATTTTCGGTGGTTCGCAGGAAGAGTTAATATCAAAAAGGGAAACATCCGAACATGAGCATTTGGGAAATGCCATTGAAAAAAAATGGACTTGCTCCATGCATCCACAGATAATGCAGCCGGAACCAGGGGATTGTCCCATTTGCGGTATGGAGTTGATTCCGGCGAATATGGATGATGAAGGTCTGGCCGTGAACGAAATTAAAATGACCAAAAATGCCATGGCCTTTGCCAATATTAGCACTACCCTAGTTGGTGATGGTAAAGACGAAGGTTCAATGAAGGATATTTCCTTATCTGGACGTATAAGGGTAAATGAAGAGGAAGAAATGGTTCAGGCAAGTTATTTTGATGGTCGTTTGGAGCGTTTGAATGTATCTTATGAAGGGCAAGACGTAAAACGGGGACAGCTCTTGGCAACTATTTACGCGCCGGACTTGGTTGCTGCGCAGCAAGAGCTAATAAGTTCGTTATCGCTAATGGAATCTCAACCAGCTTTATACAAGGCGGTCAGAAACAAATTGAAGCTTTGGAAACTTACCGAAGACCAAATCAATACCATCGAGAAAACAGGGAAGGTTAGGGAGTACTTTCCAATTTACGCCACAGTTTCTGGAACTGTTTCTGAAAAAATGGTTGCTGAAGGCGATTATGTAAAACAAGGTGAGCCGCTCTTAAAATTGATGAATCTCAATTCTGTTTGGGTGGAGTTCGATGCCTATGAGAATCAAATTTCTTCCTTGGAAAAGGGCGACAAAATATCACTGACCACAAATGCCTATCCAAATAGGTCATTTGAAGCTACGATTACTTTTATCGATCCAATTTTAAATCAAAGAACCCGTACCGTGGCGGTACGTGCTACCTTAAATAATGGCGATGGGATTTTTAAACCAGGGATGTTCGTTAAAGGAAATTTGGAAAGTTCAAAAGGGAAGGAAGATAATCTCCCTGAAGCAATTATGATTCCGGCTTCCGCGGTTATGTGGACCGGTGAACGTTCTGTTGTTTATTTGAAAGTGAATGGTGATACCCCTATTTTTAGGATGAGGGAAGTTCACTTGGGCAGCAGAAACGGGGATATGTTTGTGGTGAATTCAGGTCTTCAAAAAGGGGATGAAGTTGTGACCAATGGAGCCTTTACCGTGGATGCGGCAGCGCAGCTTCAGGGTAAAACTTCCATGATGAATCAAAATCAAGAAGAGGAAATTTCATCTAGTGAAATTGGAAATATGAAAATGGTACTGTCGGATTCCTTTAAAAAGGAATTTAAATCGGTCTTGCCATCTTATTTCAATATTAAGAATGCCTTGGTTATAGGAGACGTAAGCGGAGTATCTAAATATTCCAAAGATTTTCAGAATGGTCTTGTAGTAATAGATGAATCTGACCTCCATAACATAGAAAAATCACATTTTTCAAAAATTATTGATTTGGCGGAAGATTTGGTAAATAGTAAAGATCTTAAATATCAAAGGGACATCTTTATCACACTAAATGAGAATTTGGTTCCGATTGTAATGAATATAGGTAAAACAGATAACCTGGTTTATCTCCAAAAATGCCCAATGGCAAATAACAATAAAGGGGCATTTTGGCTAAGTATGGAAAAGAAAATCAGAAACCCATATTATGGAGACCAGATGCTTACTTGTGGAAGTATTATAGATTCAATTCAATAA
- a CDS encoding L-rhamnose mutarotase, with translation MKTTRRFCYACDLVKDSKIIAQYREYHSEGKVWPEITDSIKAAGIVDMEIYLVENHLFMIVEVDDTFSPERKRKMDEGNPKVQEWEQLMWKFQQALPSALEGEKWVATECIFKLR, from the coding sequence ATGAAAACTACGAGACGTTTTTGTTATGCCTGTGATTTGGTAAAGGATTCAAAAATAATAGCACAATACCGGGAATATCATTCGGAAGGCAAAGTTTGGCCAGAAATTACGGATAGCATTAAAGCTGCCGGTATTGTGGATATGGAAATCTATTTGGTGGAAAATCACTTGTTTATGATTGTAGAAGTAGACGATACCTTTAGTCCAGAACGAAAGAGAAAAATGGACGAAGGGAATCCAAAAGTTCAAGAATGGGAACAGTTGATGTGGAAATTTCAGCAAGCATTACCCTCCGCATTGGAAGGTGAAAAGTGGGTGGCCACAGAATGTATTTTTAAATTGCGTTGA
- a CDS encoding sugar phosphate isomerase/epimerase family protein: MKTNRRAFIAKIGTAAACIPLVKFTPLTIIKPPKTFDFEISLAEFSFASELYTGKMSNMDFPERAKNVHGINVLEYVSGFFKEKHTDHNYLKELKQRCDDLGMINHLIMVDGGNIASIDAQERNKAVEGHYPWVDAAKFLGCTAIRVNLGDTMAALTGKKEPGAPEEIAEAAVDGYGQLLDYANKVGIQVLVENHFGLSTNPDWLVGIMKQLNQENKGFLPDFGNFCSERSKAASMDFKDLLNTECLHEYDKYEGVTKMMPYTKAISAKTYLFNENGEAQKTDFYKMFKIIKENGWSGKYVGIEYEGGIMRDLAGKPGYLSNDEGVSATKSLLEKVRRELT; the protein is encoded by the coding sequence ATGAAAACAAACCGTCGTGCTTTCATTGCTAAAATTGGAACGGCTGCGGCCTGCATACCGCTAGTTAAGTTCACACCTTTAACAATAATAAAACCACCCAAAACATTCGATTTTGAGATTTCTTTAGCGGAATTCTCCTTTGCCTCCGAGCTTTATACCGGTAAAATGTCCAATATGGATTTTCCAGAAAGGGCCAAAAACGTGCATGGTATTAATGTTCTGGAATATGTCTCAGGATTTTTTAAAGAAAAACACACGGACCATAATTACCTAAAGGAGTTAAAACAACGATGTGATGATCTTGGCATGATCAACCATCTTATTATGGTAGATGGTGGTAATATTGCCTCAATTGATGCACAAGAGCGAAATAAAGCAGTAGAGGGGCACTACCCTTGGGTAGATGCCGCCAAATTCTTGGGCTGTACTGCCATCCGAGTAAACTTGGGAGATACTATGGCAGCTCTGACAGGCAAAAAGGAACCTGGGGCACCTGAGGAAATTGCAGAAGCCGCCGTTGATGGATATGGTCAATTATTGGATTATGCGAATAAGGTTGGAATACAGGTATTGGTGGAAAATCATTTCGGGTTATCCACCAACCCAGATTGGCTAGTGGGAATTATGAAACAGTTAAATCAAGAGAATAAAGGATTCCTACCAGATTTTGGAAACTTCTGTTCCGAGAGAAGCAAGGCGGCAAGTATGGATTTTAAAGATTTATTGAATACGGAATGCCTCCATGAATATGACAAATATGAAGGTGTAACCAAAATGATGCCCTACACCAAGGCCATATCCGCCAAAACCTATTTATTTAATGAAAACGGAGAGGCTCAAAAAACAGATTTTTATAAAATGTTTAAAATCATTAAGGAAAACGGTTGGTCTGGAAAGTATGTGGGTATTGAATATGAAGGAGGTATCATGCGTGACCTAGCAGGAAAACCCGGGTATTTAAGTAATGATGAGGGAGTAAGTGCCACCAAATCGTTATTAGAAAAAGTACGTCGAGAACTTACTTGA
- a CDS encoding DUF3347 domain-containing protein, with protein sequence MKKVTTALMTMILMLSLACKEEKKVAEPSTQEPVVEEQAKDMAVASFDDESTHALFNEYQKLRVALVETAPDRAKTAAEEMKATISESYNEIGTLADEISKAGDVEKQRELFSQLTEKVEPVFKGSIEGGVIYKQFCPMAFEGKGGYWISDVAEIRNPYFGDKMLTCGKVTETIQ encoded by the coding sequence ATGAAAAAAGTAACAACTGCCCTAATGACAATGATTTTAATGTTATCACTTGCTTGCAAGGAAGAAAAGAAAGTTGCCGAACCTTCAACTCAAGAACCCGTGGTAGAAGAACAGGCCAAAGATATGGCAGTGGCATCTTTCGATGATGAAAGTACCCATGCATTATTTAATGAGTATCAAAAATTAAGGGTAGCCTTGGTAGAAACTGCTCCAGATAGGGCCAAAACGGCAGCTGAAGAAATGAAAGCCACTATAAGTGAGAGCTACAATGAAATAGGTACTTTGGCCGATGAAATTTCCAAAGCGGGAGATGTTGAAAAACAGCGTGAACTATTTTCTCAGCTTACGGAAAAGGTAGAGCCTGTTTTCAAAGGATCCATTGAAGGCGGCGTAATTTATAAGCAATTTTGTCCGATGGCCTTTGAAGGAAAGGGGGGATATTGGATTTCGGATGTAGCGGAAATAAGAAACCCTTATTTTGGAGATAAGATGCTTACCTGTGGTAAGGTGACCGAAACAATACAATAA
- a CDS encoding heavy-metal-associated domain-containing protein yields the protein MEHTYYIKGMTCGSCKAKVEETLSKIDGISSVSVNLEKEEAVIKMKTHISTSNLQEKLPSKYSITEKSKVGKTAAMHSNKEIGTASKSKLSQLKPLIIILGYITMATVLLNYKRENWNGAMLDFMGLFFIVFSFFKILDLKGFPDSFRMYDPLAKVLPVYARIYPFIETVLGLMFLLRFEIPIALIATLIVLGITTVGVTKTLLDKKSIQCACLGTALKLPMTEATFIENAIMIVMALLMLFQYS from the coding sequence ATGGAACATACATATTATATAAAAGGAATGACCTGTGGCAGCTGTAAAGCTAAAGTAGAAGAAACGCTCTCTAAGATAGATGGCATATCCAGTGTATCTGTGAACCTTGAGAAAGAAGAAGCAGTTATAAAAATGAAAACCCATATTAGTACGTCCAATCTACAAGAAAAACTTCCTTCGAAATACAGCATTACGGAAAAATCAAAAGTTGGAAAGACTGCTGCAATGCATTCAAATAAGGAAATTGGAACTGCTTCAAAATCAAAATTATCTCAGCTTAAACCCTTGATTATTATTTTGGGTTACATAACCATGGCAACAGTGTTGTTAAATTATAAACGGGAGAATTGGAATGGTGCAATGCTCGATTTTATGGGACTGTTCTTTATCGTGTTTAGCTTTTTTAAAATTTTGGACTTAAAGGGTTTTCCGGATAGTTTTAGAATGTACGACCCTCTTGCTAAAGTTCTGCCCGTTTATGCACGGATCTATCCCTTTATTGAAACGGTCTTGGGATTAATGTTCTTGTTGCGCTTTGAGATTCCTATTGCACTAATAGCTACATTGATAGTTTTGGGAATAACTACTGTTGGTGTAACTAAAACATTGCTTGATAAAAAATCAATTCAATGTGCATGTCTGGGGACGGCACTCAAGTTGCCCATGACCGAAGCCACTTTTATCGAAAATGCCATCATGATTGTTATGGCCCTATTAATGCTGTTTCAGTATAGCTAA
- a CDS encoding permease: protein MSDFFKQWGEAAYTTTGFFWMALWAFILGYVISSMIQIFVTEKRMQKTMGKDESKSVLLGTFFGFISSSCSFAALASAKSLFKKGASFVSSIAFLLASTNLVIELGIIISIFLGWQFVVGEYIGGLLLIGICWILIRVINPKKLIDTARKNLESKDDGGSMDDSKDWKKQIRKEDSWARVGKNYKMEWQMVWKDVTVGFTIAGIVAAFVPDAFFQTLFINSGQGSTDFSFFEILEHIIVGPVAAFLTFIGSMGNIPLAALLFGKGVSFAGVMAFIFSDLVVFPVLRINAKYYGWKMSFFILFLLFTALIGASLALHYSFDFLNVLPDPSQVKIQDSTYFKIDYTFFLNIIFLIVSGYLIYLGFFKKKDVEHSMSEMAPKSKILEAVLKYAAYVCYIWLIGGLIIKYLIQ from the coding sequence ATGAGCGACTTTTTTAAACAGTGGGGTGAAGCGGCTTATACAACTACCGGATTTTTCTGGATGGCCCTTTGGGCCTTCATTTTGGGTTATGTCATAAGTAGTATGATACAGATTTTTGTAACCGAAAAGCGTATGCAGAAAACCATGGGAAAAGATGAGTCCAAGAGTGTTCTGTTGGGTACATTCTTTGGCTTTATTAGTAGTTCCTGTAGTTTCGCGGCTTTGGCGAGTGCAAAATCACTATTTAAAAAAGGAGCAAGTTTTGTGTCCTCCATCGCTTTTTTGTTAGCTTCTACAAACTTGGTCATTGAACTGGGAATTATCATTTCCATTTTCTTGGGATGGCAGTTCGTGGTTGGTGAATATATCGGAGGGTTATTATTGATAGGTATTTGCTGGATTCTTATTAGGGTAATCAACCCAAAAAAACTTATCGATACCGCACGTAAAAATCTGGAGAGTAAGGATGATGGCGGTTCCATGGACGATTCAAAGGATTGGAAAAAACAGATTAGAAAGGAAGATAGTTGGGCAAGGGTCGGTAAAAATTATAAGATGGAATGGCAGATGGTCTGGAAGGATGTTACGGTCGGTTTTACCATAGCGGGCATCGTGGCCGCATTTGTTCCCGATGCTTTTTTTCAGACCTTGTTCATTAACAGTGGCCAAGGCAGTACGGATTTCTCATTTTTTGAAATTTTGGAACATATCATTGTGGGACCGGTCGCGGCATTTCTAACCTTTATAGGTTCTATGGGAAATATACCATTGGCCGCCTTACTTTTTGGAAAGGGAGTAAGTTTTGCTGGGGTAATGGCCTTTATTTTTAGTGACTTGGTAGTCTTTCCCGTACTTCGAATAAATGCAAAGTATTACGGTTGGAAAATGTCCTTTTTCATCCTTTTTTTACTGTTCACGGCGTTGATAGGTGCTTCGTTGGCGCTGCATTATAGTTTTGACTTTTTGAATGTTTTACCGGACCCCTCCCAAGTTAAAATTCAGGATAGTACTTATTTTAAGATAGATTATACGTTCTTTTTGAATATTATATTCCTAATTGTTTCAGGGTATTTAATTTATTTGGGATTCTTCAAGAAAAAGGACGTAGAACATTCCATGAGCGAAATGGCCCCTAAAAGCAAAATTTTGGAAGCTGTTTTGAAATATGCGGCTTATGTCTGTTATATATGGTTAATAGGAGGACTTATCATTAAATATTTAATTCAATAG
- a CDS encoding HYC_CC_PP family protein, with amino-acid sequence MALLVLFTTTSFSVDMHYCGDHLIDFSLSGDVERCMMQPQISHETSSCPMMEMKMDCCSDVELAVTGHDDLQISFYQLSFDKQLFITSFVYTYSCLFENRHQEKVHFKDYSPPPLIRDVQVLDQTFLI; translated from the coding sequence ATGGCACTTTTAGTGCTGTTTACCACGACATCGTTCTCGGTAGACATGCATTATTGTGGAGACCATCTTATAGATTTTAGCCTTTCTGGAGACGTGGAACGTTGTATGATGCAACCACAGATTTCCCATGAAACGTCTAGTTGTCCTATGATGGAAATGAAAATGGATTGCTGTTCCGATGTGGAACTTGCTGTTACGGGTCATGACGACTTACAAATTTCCTTCTATCAATTGTCTTTTGATAAACAGTTGTTTATTACCTCCTTCGTATATACTTATTCCTGTTTATTTGAAAACAGGCATCAAGAAAAAGTACATTTTAAGGATTATTCCCCTCCTCCCTTGATCAGGGATGTCCAGGTTCTAGACCAGACCTTCCTAATTTGA
- the fucP gene encoding L-fucose:H+ symporter permease has product MTKKNTTPLVRRTILVPFILITSLFALWGFANDITNPMVSAFKKVLELDNFQASLVQLAFYGGYFTMALPAAIFVNRYSYKKGILMGLALYAIGALLFYPATAYEQFGFFLAALYILTFGLAFLETTANPYILSMGSEETATRRLNLAQAFNPVGALLGLVVAQKFILAALQSDDLLPNGEPVYGTLTESAKELVRTSDLSVIRNPYVILGLVVIAFFVIIAAMKMPHNERQEGKVAIGDSIKRLFKSKKFVGGVVAQAFYVGAQIMCWTYLYQYAESFGIDNASAVNYGIAALVIFLSGRWVGTAMLRSIRPGKLLFFFALGASICTLVTIFVPGIVGLYALVGISFFMSIMFPTIYGIALDGQGDDSKFGAAFLVMAIVGGALMPTLQGLILDLGGTGYTDVNILGVPEVNFSFILPLGCFVLVAIYARNVYAKYNI; this is encoded by the coding sequence ATGACCAAGAAAAATACCACTCCATTAGTAAGAAGGACCATTTTAGTTCCTTTTATTTTAATAACCTCACTTTTTGCGCTTTGGGGCTTTGCCAATGATATTACAAATCCAATGGTTTCCGCATTCAAAAAGGTGCTGGAACTGGATAATTTTCAAGCCTCCTTGGTGCAATTGGCTTTCTATGGAGGGTACTTTACCATGGCACTACCCGCTGCTATTTTCGTGAACCGGTATTCCTATAAAAAGGGAATTCTAATGGGTTTGGCCCTTTATGCTATTGGGGCACTTCTCTTTTATCCTGCTACAGCCTATGAGCAATTCGGATTTTTTCTAGCGGCATTGTACATTCTTACTTTTGGTCTAGCTTTTTTGGAGACAACGGCCAACCCTTATATTCTGTCCATGGGATCGGAAGAAACGGCAACCAGACGTTTAAATCTGGCACAGGCTTTTAATCCCGTTGGTGCCCTGTTGGGACTTGTGGTAGCACAAAAATTCATTTTGGCCGCACTTCAATCGGATGATTTATTACCCAATGGAGAACCCGTTTATGGTACATTGACTGAAAGTGCCAAAGAATTGGTAAGAACCTCTGATTTATCCGTAATTAGGAATCCCTATGTTATTCTGGGTTTAGTTGTAATCGCTTTTTTTGTGATTATAGCTGCCATGAAAATGCCACATAATGAAAGACAGGAAGGAAAAGTAGCCATTGGGGACTCCATTAAAAGATTGTTCAAATCCAAAAAATTTGTTGGAGGCGTTGTGGCACAGGCCTTCTATGTAGGCGCCCAAATAATGTGCTGGACGTATCTTTATCAATATGCCGAATCTTTTGGTATAGACAACGCCAGTGCAGTCAATTATGGCATTGCGGCATTGGTCATCTTTTTGTCCGGTAGATGGGTGGGCACGGCAATGCTTCGTTCTATAAGACCCGGTAAATTGTTGTTCTTTTTTGCTTTAGGTGCTTCGATATGCACCTTGGTCACCATATTTGTTCCGGGAATAGTTGGACTTTATGCCCTGGTAGGAATCTCTTTTTTTATGTCAATAATGTTTCCAACCATTTATGGAATTGCATTGGATGGGCAGGGTGATGATTCCAAGTTCGGGGCTGCATTTTTGGTCATGGCAATAGTGGGAGGTGCGTTAATGCCAACATTGCAAGGTCTTATTTTGGATTTGGGCGGAACCGGTTATACCGATGTCAATATATTAGGTGTGCCTGAAGTTAACTTCTCCTTTATATTACCGTTGGGCTGTTTTGTTTTGGTAGCGATTTATGCCCGAAACGTATACGCAAAATATAACATTTAA